One segment of Macrotis lagotis isolate mMagLag1 chromosome 1, bilby.v1.9.chrom.fasta, whole genome shotgun sequence DNA contains the following:
- the LOC141521233 gene encoding large ribosomal subunit protein uL11-like, whose product MPPKFNPNEIKVVFLRCTGDEVGATSALAPKIRPLGLSPRKVGDDIAKATGDWKGFRITVKFTIQNRQAQIEVVPSASALIIKALKEPPRDRKKQKNIKYSGSITFDEIVNIARQMRHRSLAKELSGTIKEILATVQSVGCNIDGRHPHDVIDDINSGAVECPAS is encoded by the coding sequence ATGCCTCCCAAGTTTAATCCTAACGAAATCAAAGTCGTGTTTTTAAGGTGCACTGGTGATGAAGTTGGTGCCACATCAGCTCTGGCCCCAAAAATTCGTCCCTTGGGTTTGTCTCCAAGAAAGGTTGGTGATgacattgccaaggcaactggtGACTGGAAAGGGTTTAGGATTACAGTGAAATTTACCATTCAGAACAGACAGGCCCAGATTGAGGTGGTGCCTTCTGCCTCAGCCTTGATCATCAAAGCTCTAAAGGAACCTCCTCGAGacagaaagaagcagaaaaatattaaatacagtGGAAGCATCACTTTTGATGAGATTGTCAACATTGCTAGACAGATGAGGCACCGATCCTTGGCAAAAGAACTCTCTGGAACTATTAAAGAGATCCTTGCAACAGTCCAGTCTGTGGGCTGCAACATTGATGGCAGAcatcctcatgatgtcattgatgaCATCAATAGTGGAGCTGTGGAATGCCCAGCAAGTTAA